A single Haloglycomyces albus DSM 45210 DNA region contains:
- a CDS encoding replication-associated recombination protein A: protein MDNPGLFDTPSDSTSTPEPSSASSDSADAPLAVRMRPANLDELVGQQHLLAPGSPLRQIVEGRQLMSVILWGPPGSGKTTIANLVARADDRRFQSLSALNSGVKDVRGAIEEARRIRRTGGPQTILFIDEIHRFTKTQQDSLLSAVEDRTITLLAATTENPYFSVVGPLLSRCVLLTLHELNDTDVANLVERAVSDPRGFDGALELGDDAAEHLVRMAAGDARKALTALEAAAATAAAKRSTTVDLSLVESALDTAALRYDRSGDGHYDISSALIKSLRGSDVDAAVHYLARMIVAGEDPRFIARRLVIFASEDVGLADPSALQTATAAATAVERIGLPEARINLAQAVAHLATAPKSNAVIVAVDEAVSDVKSGLVGPVPSDLRDAHYRGARNLGHGEGYRYPHNDPRGVVGQQYAPEVVRGRNYYRPTRHGEEAALADRLSKLRRIVRGE from the coding sequence GTGGATAATCCGGGCCTGTTTGACACTCCTTCCGACTCAACCTCGACGCCTGAGCCGTCTTCGGCGTCGTCTGATTCCGCCGACGCACCCTTGGCGGTGCGGATGCGCCCCGCGAATTTGGACGAGCTGGTCGGGCAGCAACATCTGCTCGCTCCAGGGTCCCCCTTGCGCCAGATAGTGGAGGGACGCCAATTGATGTCGGTGATCTTGTGGGGCCCGCCCGGGTCGGGCAAGACCACGATCGCCAATCTCGTCGCACGCGCCGACGATCGCCGCTTTCAGTCTCTCTCCGCCTTGAATTCGGGAGTGAAGGACGTACGGGGTGCGATCGAAGAGGCTCGGCGGATTCGTCGTACGGGTGGGCCGCAGACGATTCTGTTCATCGACGAGATCCATCGTTTTACCAAAACTCAGCAGGATTCGCTGCTGAGTGCCGTGGAGGATCGCACCATCACTCTTTTGGCGGCCACCACCGAAAACCCGTACTTTTCCGTGGTGGGTCCGCTTTTGAGTCGTTGTGTGCTGTTGACCCTGCACGAGCTGAACGATACGGATGTGGCGAACCTGGTGGAACGGGCGGTGAGCGATCCGCGTGGTTTCGACGGTGCCCTGGAGTTGGGCGACGACGCGGCCGAACATTTGGTACGCATGGCGGCCGGGGACGCGCGTAAGGCGTTGACCGCCCTGGAAGCAGCCGCGGCCACGGCCGCCGCCAAAAGGTCGACCACCGTCGACCTGTCATTGGTCGAGTCGGCACTGGACACCGCGGCCTTGCGTTACGACCGTTCGGGAGACGGGCACTACGATATCTCGAGTGCGCTGATCAAAAGCCTGCGCGGCTCAGACGTCGACGCCGCCGTGCACTACTTGGCCCGCATGATCGTGGCCGGCGAGGACCCTCGGTTCATTGCCCGACGATTGGTCATATTCGCCTCCGAGGACGTCGGTCTCGCCGATCCGTCGGCATTGCAAACGGCCACCGCCGCCGCTACGGCAGTAGAGCGGATCGGTTTGCCCGAGGCCCGCATCAACCTCGCTCAGGCGGTCGCCCATCTTGCGACCGCACCGAAGTCCAACGCCGTCATCGTGGCGGTTGACGAGGCCGTTTCCGACGTTAAGTCGGGTTTGGTGGGACCGGTGCCGTCCGACCTGCGCGATGCGCATTACCGCGGGGCCCGGAACCTGGGGCACGGGGAAGGGTATCGCTATCCACACAACGACCCCCGCGGTGTGGTCGGCCAGCAATACGCCCCCGAGGTGGTCCGTGGACGGAATTACTATCGCCCCACTCGGCACGGGGAGGAAGCCGCCCTGGCGGATCGCCTGAGCAAACTGCGTCGAATCGTACGAGGAGAATGA